The following are encoded in a window of Alosa sapidissima isolate fAloSap1 chromosome 10, fAloSap1.pri, whole genome shotgun sequence genomic DNA:
- the LOC121721026 gene encoding uncharacterized protein LOC121721026: MQSEKHVSKHAFWRQLMCKGGKLRGNIQKSTIWIKKKQDSNAAFRAACTSPTADHGHLPASQPSERPAPVLLRITDIHQHRSLPNELHQSQSLLQMTDTCQQRSLSSDLHQTQGLLRITDIHQQRSLPSDLHQSCCGLRINELHQSQSLLRMTDICQPCSLPSDLHQSCCGSRTPASNVAFVMYSTGHILQERSLVRDLHQSQGLLRITDIHQQLSLSRSYQVK, encoded by the exons GGGGCAAATTGAGAGGAAACATTCAGAAGAGTACCatttggattaaaaaaaaacaagacagtAACGCAGCCTTCCGAGCGGCCTGCACCAGTCCTACTGCGGATCACGGACATCTGCCAGCATCGCAGCCTTCCGAGCGGcctgcaccagtcctgctgCGGATCACGGACATCCACCAGCATCGCAGCCTTCCCAATGAACTGCACCAGTCACAGAGCCTGCTTCAGATGACGGACACCTGCCAGCAACGCAGCCTttcgagtgacctgcaccagacacagggcctgctgaggatcacggacatccaccagcaacgcagccttccgagtgacctgcaccagtctTGCTGCGGATTGAGGATCAATGAACTGCACCAGTCACAGAGCCTGCTGCGGATGACGGACATCTGCCAGCCATgcagccttccgagtgacctgcaccagtcctgctgTGGTTCACGGACACCAGCCAGCAACGTAGCCTTCGTAATGTACAGCACCGGTCACATCCTCCAGGAACGCAGCCTTGTGAGAGACCTGCACCAATCACAAGGCCTGCTGAGGATCACGGACATCCACCAACAACTCAGCCTATCAAGATCTTATCAGGTTAA ATAA